One Microcebus murinus isolate Inina chromosome 10, M.murinus_Inina_mat1.0, whole genome shotgun sequence DNA segment encodes these proteins:
- the NR4A1 gene encoding nuclear receptor subfamily 4immunitygroup A member 1, protein MPCIQAQYGTPAPSPGPRDHLASDPLTPEFSKPTMDLASPEAAPTAPTALPSFSTFMDGYTGEFDTFFYQLPGTAQPCSSASSSASSTSSSSATSPASASFKFEDFQVYGCYPGPLSGPLDETLSSSGSDYYGSPCSAPSPSTPSFQPPQLSPWDGSFGHFSPSQTYEGLRAWTEQLPKVSGPPQPPAFFSFSPPTGPSTSLAQSSLKLFPSQAAHQLGEGESYSMPTAFPGLAPTSPHLDGSGILDAPVTSAKARSGAPGGSEGRCAVCGDSASCQHYGVRTCEGCKGFFKRTVQKNAKYICLANKDCPVDKRRRNRCQFCRFQKCLAVGMVKEVVRTDSLKGRRGRLPSKPKQPPDASPANLLTSLVRAHLDSGPSTAKLDYSKFQELVLPRFGKEDAGDVQQFYDLLSSSLEVIRKWAEKIPGFAELSPGDQDLLLESAFLELFILRLAYRSKPGEGKLIFCSGLVLHRLQCARGFGDWIDSILAFSRSLHSLVVDVPAFSCLSALVLITERHGLQEPRRVEELQNRIASCLKEHVSAMASEPQPAGCLSRLLGKLPELRTLCTQGLQRIFYLKLEDLVPPPPIIDKIFMDTLPF, encoded by the exons ATGCCCTGTATCCAAGCCCAATATGGGACGCCAGCACCAAGCCCAGGACCACGTGACCATCTGGCAAGTGATCCCCTGACCCCAGAATTCAGCAAGCCCACTATGGACCTGGCCAGCCCCGAGGCGGCCCCCACTGCCCCTACTGCCCTGCCCAGCTTCAGCACCTTCATGGACGGCTACACAGGAGAGTTTGACACCTTCTTCTACCAGCTGCCAGGAACAGCCCAGCCATgctcctcggcctcctcctcagcctcttccACATCCTCATCCTCCGCcacctcccctgcctctgcctccttcaAGTTCGAGGACTTCCAGGTGTACGGCTGCTACCCTGGCCCCCTGAGTGGCCCACTAGATGAGACCCTGTCCTCCAGCGGCTCTGACTACTATGGCAGCCCCTGCTCGGCCCCATCACCATCCACGCCCAGCTTCCAGCCTCCCCAGCTCTCTCCCTGGGACGGCTCATTTGGCCATTTCTCGCCCAGCCAGACTTATGAAGGCCTGCGAGCATGGACAGAGCAGCTGCCCAAGGTGTCTGGGCCCCCACAGCCTCCGGCCTTCTTCTCCTTCAGTCCCCCCACCGGCCCCAGCACCAGCCTGGCCCAGAGCTCCCTGAAGTTGTTCCCCTCACAGGCTGCCCaccagctgggggagggagagagctaTTCCATGCCCACAGCTTTCCCAGGCCTGGCGCCCACCTCCCCACACCTTGATGGCTCAGGGATACTGGATGCGCCCGTGACCTCAGCCAAGGCCCGGAGCGGGGCCCCCGGTGGAAGTGAGGGCCGCTGTGCTGTGTGTGGGGACAGCGCTTCGTGCCAGCATTACGGGGTCCGCACCTGTGAGGGCTGCAAGGGCTTCTTCAAG CGCACAGTGCAGAAAAACGCCAAGTACATCTGCCTGGCTAACAAGGACTGCCCTGTGGACAAGAGGCGGCGAAACCGCTGCCAGTTCTGCCGCTTCCAGAAGTGCCTGGCTGTGGGCATGGTGAAGGAAG TTGTCCGCACAGACAGCCTGAAGGGACGGCGGGGCCGATTACCTTCAAAACCCAAGCAGCCCCCGGATGCCTCCCCTGCCAATCTCCTCACCTCCCTGGTCCGAGCGCACCTGGACTCCGGGCCCAGCACTGCCAAACTGGACTACTCCAAG TTCCAGGAGTTGGTGCTGCCCCGCTTTGGGAAGGAAGATGCCGGGGATGTGCAGCAGTTCTACGACCTGCTCTCCAGTTCCCTGGAGGTCATCCGCAAGTGGGCTGAGAAGATCCCTGGCTTTGCTGAGCTGTCACCAGGTGACCAAGACCTGCTATTGGAGTCAGCCTTCCTGGAGCTCTTCATCCTCCGCCTTGCCTACCG GTCCAAGCCTGGCGAGGGGAAGCTCATCTTTTGCTCGGGCCTGGTGCTGCACCGGCTGCAGTGTGCCCGAGGCTTCGGTGACTGGATTGACAGCATCCTGGCCTTCTCGAGGTCCCTGCACAGCTTGGTTGTCGACGTCCCTGCCTTCTCCTGCCTCTCTGCTCTCGTCCTCATCACCG AGCGGCACGGGCTGCAGGAGCCGAGGCGGGTGGAGGAGCTGCAGAACCGCATTGCCAGCTGCCTGAAGGAGCATGTGTCCGCCATGGCCAGTGAGCCCCAGCCGGCCGGCTGCCTGTCGCGCCTGCTGGGCAAACTGCCCGAGCTGCGGACCCTGTGCACCCAGGGCCTACAGCGCATCTTCTACCTCAAGCTGGAGGACCTGGTGCCCCCTCCACCCATCATCGACAAGATCTTTATGGACACGCTGCCCTTCTGA